In one Leptolyngbya sp. BL0902 genomic region, the following are encoded:
- a CDS encoding molecular chaperone, with product MKSLPYVGLSCLGGIASALVGAGVLMAAPAWADASYQLTPSRLVLEPVGGRSAGSFQVRSMGDEPVAIEVRVTDRQMDLQGNETQNDAEDDFVVYPPQILLQPGQVQTVRVTWLGDPNVEVEQAFRLITEQLPIDLGGPEETPTGVTVRINALYRYVAALYVTPPGARPNVVISQASHQRIDGEDKLLLEFNNQGTAHQLLSGLTLTLAPVSQPGASLTLSPDQLTGINGENVLAQHQRQFVMPWPEGLPIGPVTASFELR from the coding sequence ATGAAATCTCTACCCTATGTTGGCCTATCCTGTTTGGGTGGTATTGCCTCGGCATTGGTGGGGGCTGGGGTGTTGATGGCAGCTCCGGCCTGGGCGGATGCCAGCTACCAGCTAACGCCCTCCCGTCTAGTGTTAGAGCCCGTGGGGGGGCGGTCGGCAGGGTCGTTTCAAGTTCGCAGTATGGGGGATGAACCCGTAGCCATTGAGGTGCGGGTGACGGATCGCCAAATGGATCTTCAGGGTAACGAAACCCAGAACGACGCTGAGGACGATTTTGTGGTGTATCCGCCGCAGATTTTGTTGCAACCCGGACAGGTGCAAACCGTGCGAGTCACCTGGTTGGGTGATCCCAACGTGGAGGTGGAACAAGCCTTTCGGCTGATTACTGAGCAACTGCCCATCGACCTCGGCGGGCCAGAGGAAACCCCCACCGGAGTGACCGTTCGTATCAATGCCCTCTATCGCTATGTGGCGGCGCTGTATGTCACTCCCCCAGGAGCCAGACCCAACGTGGTAATTAGCCAAGCCAGCCACCAACGCATTGATGGCGAAGATAAGCTGCTGCTGGAATTTAACAACCAAGGCACCGCCCACCAACTGCTGTCGGGGCTAACCCTTACCCTTGCTCCCGTTAGCCAACCGGGAGCCAGCCTTACCCTCTCGCCCGACCAACTGACCGGAATCAACGGCGAGAACGTGTTGGCCCAACACCAGCGCCAGTTTGTGATGCCCTGGCCCGAAGGCTTGCCCATCGGCCCCGTCACCGCCAGCTTTGAACTCCGTTAG
- a CDS encoding fimbria/pilus outer membrane usher protein: MVMLLALGYPGPAAATPGPHLISPSTPAPHPLPDPQAPEPLPTETQDLENPATPHHENPGSEDELFEQIFGRPRPQDQTIPVPFFINDQRRGQALVVITGGRASLVQAAPVLDQTRDLLQPDIQAQLEALVDGAGFLSLELLQQGGIPTIFDQGQLALYLTVPPALRRTNVVDALGVPPEAANALPISRVSGYVNVLGGNDIVWAGQGPTGRQPLRLAFDGALNVSGWVLEGRADVLEGGSPGFQRGDVRLVRDDTANALRYIAGDITIPVSGAFQSLVPLGGISVSRNFSLQPYRITRPTGEFTFFLERPSQVEIYINGVRVQQLRLEAGPQDIRSLSLATGSNDIQLIITNDLGQVQRLDFRTALAGNLLAPGLQQFSYNLGFPSGSFLGQRQYDWSQPQLALAHRWGATSTLTLGGYLQATPSFQMVEADGIWASSLGNLGWDVALSHRGEVGLGMAARVQYERPIKAQDVAQRSLRMTAEYRDDRFTTLTSPNPSQDWLQISAAYSQRLFDSASLNLGGSYSLGRTVPNTYSLNLGLSQSFSNGLSGSVNANYRRTPQNQDEIRVFAGLSWLLPAQRQSLAVNTSLNNTSRATNQLQWRRSPDQPLMATGWALNLNQNGDQYGVLGEMSYTDYRFDIKLGQAWDSTFNPSAATISSATTHATRITFGTALVFADGRFGWSRPVTNSFVLVVPRERWRGQRIGVNPSSNGYGAVVNAFGPAVIPDLQPYYVSRLRLEALEAPLGYDLGPSEWVVWPSYRSGTLILAGTEAAVFGRGVLVDGNGEPLGLQGGEVISLSDPNWPAQGFFTNRLGRFALMGLSPGRYEIRLRDRAPIEFEILADQSGLVDLGTLAVPAAP; the protein is encoded by the coding sequence ATGGTCATGCTATTAGCGCTGGGTTATCCAGGGCCAGCCGCCGCGACCCCTGGCCCTCACCTAATATCCCCCTCAACACCCGCACCACACCCCCTCCCCGATCCTCAAGCTCCTGAACCCCTGCCCACCGAAACCCAGGATTTAGAAAATCCAGCCACCCCTCACCACGAAAATCCGGGGTCGGAGGACGAGTTATTCGAGCAAATCTTTGGCCGACCGCGCCCCCAGGATCAAACCATCCCCGTGCCCTTTTTTATTAACGATCAGCGGCGGGGGCAGGCCCTGGTGGTCATTACTGGCGGACGGGCCAGCCTGGTGCAGGCAGCTCCGGTGTTGGATCAAACCCGCGACCTGTTGCAGCCAGACATTCAAGCCCAGCTAGAGGCCCTGGTGGATGGGGCAGGGTTTTTGAGCCTTGAATTGCTTCAGCAGGGGGGGATTCCTACAATTTTTGACCAGGGCCAACTGGCGCTGTATCTGACGGTGCCCCCCGCCCTGCGGCGCACCAATGTGGTGGACGCCCTAGGGGTGCCCCCGGAGGCGGCCAATGCCCTGCCCATTAGCCGAGTGAGTGGCTATGTGAATGTGTTGGGCGGCAACGATATTGTTTGGGCGGGGCAAGGCCCCACGGGACGGCAACCCCTGCGGCTAGCCTTCGATGGGGCGCTGAATGTATCGGGCTGGGTGCTGGAGGGACGGGCCGATGTGCTAGAGGGCGGCAGTCCTGGTTTTCAGCGGGGGGATGTGCGGCTGGTGCGGGACGATACCGCCAACGCCCTGCGCTACATTGCAGGCGACATCACCATTCCGGTGAGTGGAGCGTTTCAATCGCTGGTGCCCTTGGGCGGCATTTCGGTGTCGCGCAACTTTAGCTTGCAGCCCTACCGCATCACCCGGCCCACCGGAGAATTTACCTTTTTCCTAGAGCGTCCCTCCCAGGTGGAAATTTATATCAACGGTGTGCGGGTGCAGCAGCTTCGGCTAGAGGCTGGCCCCCAGGATATCCGCAGTCTGTCCTTGGCAACGGGGTCTAACGATATTCAACTGATCATCACCAACGACCTCGGCCAGGTGCAGCGGCTCGACTTCCGCACCGCCCTGGCCGGAAACCTACTGGCTCCGGGGCTACAGCAGTTTTCCTACAACCTGGGCTTTCCATCGGGGTCATTTCTAGGGCAGCGCCAATACGACTGGAGCCAACCTCAACTGGCCTTGGCCCACCGCTGGGGAGCCACCAGCACCCTCACCCTCGGCGGCTACCTCCAGGCCACGCCCTCCTTTCAAATGGTGGAGGCCGACGGTATTTGGGCTTCATCGCTGGGTAATTTGGGTTGGGATGTGGCCCTTAGCCATCGGGGAGAGGTGGGGCTGGGCATGGCGGCGCGGGTACAGTATGAGCGACCGATCAAGGCCCAGGATGTGGCCCAGCGCTCGCTGCGGATGACGGCGGAATATCGCGATGATCGCTTCACGACCCTCACCAGCCCCAACCCTAGCCAAGATTGGTTGCAGATCTCCGCCGCCTACAGCCAACGCCTCTTTGACAGCGCCAGCCTCAACCTGGGCGGCAGCTACAGCTTGGGCCGCACGGTGCCCAATACCTACAGTCTCAACCTGGGGCTATCCCAAAGCTTTAGCAATGGCCTCAGTGGTAGTGTCAACGCCAACTATCGCCGCACTCCCCAAAACCAGGATGAAATACGGGTCTTTGCGGGTTTGTCTTGGCTGTTGCCAGCCCAGCGGCAATCCCTAGCGGTCAATACTAGCCTCAACAACACCAGCCGCGCCACGAATCAACTACAGTGGCGGCGCAGCCCCGATCAGCCCCTGATGGCCACGGGCTGGGCGCTTAACCTTAACCAAAACGGCGATCAATACGGTGTGCTAGGGGAAATGAGCTACACCGACTACCGCTTTGATATCAAGCTTGGCCAAGCCTGGGATAGTACCTTTAATCCCTCAGCGGCCACGATTTCATCCGCCACCACCCACGCCACCCGGATCACCTTTGGCACCGCCCTGGTGTTTGCCGATGGCCGCTTTGGCTGGTCACGCCCGGTGACGAATAGCTTTGTCCTGGTGGTGCCGCGCGAACGGTGGCGGGGGCAGCGTATTGGCGTTAATCCCTCCAGCAATGGCTATGGGGCCGTGGTGAATGCCTTTGGCCCAGCGGTAATTCCCGACCTCCAGCCCTACTATGTGTCTCGTCTGCGGCTGGAGGCCCTAGAAGCGCCCCTCGGCTACGACCTTGGCCCCAGCGAATGGGTGGTGTGGCCCAGCTACCGCAGCGGCACGCTGATTTTGGCAGGCACCGAGGCCGCCGTCTTTGGGCGCGGCGTTTTAGTGGATGGCAACGGCGAACCCCTAGGGCTTCAAGGCGGCGAGGTGATCTCCCTCTCAGACCCAAACTGGCCTGCCCAAGGATTTTTTACCAATCGATTAGGGCGGTTTGCGCTGATGGGTCTCAGCCCTGGCCGCTACGAAATTCGCCTGCGCGACCGTGCCCCCATCGAGTTTGAAATTCTGGCTGACCAATCGGGCTTAGTGGATCTGGGTACCTTGGCCGTCCCCGCTGCCCCATAG